A genome region from Anopheles stephensi strain Indian chromosome 2, UCI_ANSTEP_V1.0, whole genome shotgun sequence includes the following:
- the LOC118504222 gene encoding uncharacterized protein LOC118504222, with translation MFVVCLIVFGMAFRPTASTNMTHQAQESITIGIVIVHEKEQPDIPTMVADALKKVSAKYNGVELKDYYIVYDRERLQFGDDEQFCDALSQGISMLLDVTWIDSRYISSAAETFGIPYFHVDLSIQTYVKLMESFLLARAGNDVVYILPTPEDVDATIYLLIVDSYLRAIVFGELDDDTVTRIKDLRPYPSFYAIVAGTMQMNAILHQAIDGGLVRKPEKWNLLFTDLQTDKYAHEDTFPEMHRLLLDRSACCILMQQSAPCVCPESFDPMHVHLANVLDAIVGWSIDTVPTHLVRALNCTPELDQEEVARISTARGDLLSQMALMTHFWIAEDYSLIRPNVNLSVISSAKTNQIIGSVAQGQSVVLAGNETFQPSKRFFRVGTTESVPWAYRKRDAGGKVLRNPINGEPVWEGYCIDFLHQLSIVMNFDYDLVSPRNGTFGLRDPDGRWDGLVGDLVTGEIDFAIASLKMTAEREEVVDFVAPYFEQTGILIAMRKPVRETSLFKFMTVLRLEVWLSILLAIVATAVMLWLLDKFSPYSAKNNKDAYPYECRNFTLKESFWFALTSFTPQGGGEAPKALSGRTLVAAYWLFVVLMLATFTANLAAFLTVERMQTPVQSLEQLSRQSRIKYTVVKDSDTHDYFRNMKNAEDVLYQMWRNLTLSSGNDQAQYRVWDYPIKEQYINILSAIESAEPVATAADGFRRVNEHLDADFAFIHDSAEIRYEISRNCNFTEVGEVFAEQPYGIAVQQGSHLQDELSYFILELQKERYFESLTAKFWNNSARSQCPNTDDSEGITLESLGGVFIATLVGLALAMITLLGEVIYYRRKESNRNFIKVAPFGNVDRPPIERSDKRFALKEKSIAAVKHLLDLDSTPPGNRAHGGAMKIGTKREKPIPKEITIGSKFVSAAEKQQKLSYIAIMPRNPIH, from the exons ATGTTTGTGGTATGTCTTATCGTGTTTGGGATGGCGTTCCGGCCAACAGCTTCAACCAATATGACACATCAGGCGCAGGAAAGCATCACGATCGGGATAG TGATAGTCCACGAAAAGGAACAACCGGACATTCCTACGATGGTTGCTGATGCACTGAAGAAAGTGTCTGCCAAATACAATGGAGTTGAGCTCAAGGATTACTACATCGTATACGATCGGGAACGTCTACAGTTTGGTGATGATGAACAGT TTTGTGATGCTCTTTCTCAGGGAATTTCAATGCTGCTGGATGTGACGTGGATAGACTCGAGGTATATATCTAGTGCGGCGGAAACATTCGGCATTCCCTACTTCCACGTCGATCTATCCATCCAAACGTATGTGAAGCTTATGGAAAGCTTTTTACTGGCACGTGCTGGCAACGACGTAGTCTACATTCTGCCCACCCCGGAAGATGTTGATGCAACGATTTATCTGCTCATAGTGGACTCCTACCTTCGAGCTATCGTGTTCGGAGAACTTGACGATGATACGGTGACCCGAATTAAGGATCTTCGACCTTATCCCTCGTTTTACGCCATAGTGGCGGGAACGATGCAAATGAACGCCATACTGCACCAAGCCATCGACGGGGGACTGGTGCGTAAGCCGGAAAAGTGGAATTTGCTGTTCACCGATTTGCAGACCGATAAATACGCGCATGAGGACACTTTTCCCGAGATGCATCGCTTACTGCTGGACCGAAGCGCTTGCTGCATTCTCATGCAACAATCTGCTCCTTGTGTCTGCCCCGAGTCGTTCGATCCAATGCACGTACATCTAGCGAATGTACTGGACGCAATTGTCGGATGGTCGATCGACACTGTTCCAACGCATTTGGTGCGCGCGCTCAACTGTACGCCGGAATTAGATCAAGAGGAAGTGGCACGTATCAGTACAGCCCGCGGAGACCTGCTGAGCCAGATGGCTTTGATGACGCACTTTTGGATTGCTGAAGACTACAGCCTGATACGCCCGAACGTTAATCTCTCGGTTATCAGCTCAGCCAAAACGAATCAGATCATTGGAAGTGTAGCGCAAGGCCAGTCGGTGGTGCTGGCgggaaatgaaacatttcaacccAGCAAACGGTTTTTCCGCGTAGGAACAACGGAATCCGTCCCTTGGGCGTATCGCAAGCGTGATGCGGGTGGCAAAGTTCTGCGCAACCCGATCAACGGCGAACCAGTATGGGAAGGGTACTGTATCGATTTCCTGCATCAGCTGTCGATCGTTATGAACTTTGACTACGATCTCGTTTCCCCACGGAACGGGACCTTCGGGCTGCGCGATCCGGACGGCCGGTGGGATGGGCTGGTGGGTGATTTGGTAACGGGCGAGATTGACTTTGCCATCGCTTCGCTCAAGATGACTGCCGAGCGCGAGGAGGTGGTCGATTTCGTCGCGCCGTACTTCGAGCAGACGGGCATTCTCATAGCCATGCGCAAACCGGTTCGCGAAACGTCACTGTTCAAGTTTATGACCGTGCTGCGGCTGGAGGTTTGGTTGAGCATTTTGCTTGCGATCGTGGCCACCGCCGTCATGCTGTGGCTGCTGGATAAGTTTTCCCCGTACAgtgcgaaaaacaacaaggaCGCTTATCCTTACGAGTGCAG AAATTTTACGCTCAAAGAAAGCTTCTGGTTTGCGCTGACCTCCTTCACCCCGCAGGGTGGCGGCGAAGCACCGAAAGCCCTGTCCGGCAGAACGCTGGTCGCTGCCTACTGGCTGTTTGTGGTTCTGATGCTGGCCACCTTCACCGCAAATCTGGCCGCCTTTCTCACGGTCGAACGTATGCAGACGCCTGTCCAATCGCTCGAGCAGCTATCACGCCAAAGCCGTATCAAGTACACGGTCGTAAAGGATTCCGATACGCACGACTACTTCCGTAACATGAAAAACGCGGAAGACGTTCTGTACCAAATGTGGCGCAACCTGACGCTGTCCAGTGGAAACGATCAGGCACAGTATCGCGTCTGGGACTACCCGATTAAGGAGCAGTACATCAACATCCTTTCCGCGATCGAATCGGCCGAACCGGTCGCGACGGCGGCCGACGGATTTCGGCGCGTCAACGAACATCTCGACGCGGACTTTGCGTTCATCCACGATTCGGCCGAAATCCGGTACGAAATATCGCGCAACTGCAACTTCACCGAGGTGGGCGAAGTGTTTGCCGAGCAGCCGTACGGGATAGCGGTGCAGCAGGGCAGCCATTTGCAGGACGAGCTGAGCTACTTCATACTGGAGCTTCAGAAGGAGCGTTACTTCGAGTCGCTGACGGCCAAGTTTTGGAACAACAGCGCCCGCAGCCAGTGCCCCAACACCGATGACAGCGAGGGCATCACGCTGGAAAGCTTGGGTGGCGTGTTCATAGCGACGCTGGTCGGACTGGCGCTCGCCATGATCACACTGCTCGGCGAGGTGATTTACTATCGGCGCAAGGAGAGCAATCGAAACTTTATTAAAGTGGCACCGTTCGGTAACGTGGACAGGCCGCCGATAGAGCGGAGCGACAAGCGCTTTGCACTGAAGGAAAAATCGATCGCCGCGGTAAAACATCTGCTCGATTTGGACAGCACGCCACCGGGTAACCGGGCACACGGCGGAGCAATGAAAATCGGCACGAAAAGAGAGAAACCAATACCGAAGGAAATTACGATCGGCAGTAAGTTTGTATCGGCGGCCGAGAAGCAGCAGAAGCTGTCCTACATTGCCATCATGCCCAGGAATCCTATACATTAG
- the LOC118504227 gene encoding general odorant-binding protein 99a-like has protein sequence MKLSTLIVVAFLTVFSVQLATAASDDIESLIETCSATVQGMTDDLKARYRANEYPDDPVTHCFVRCVGLTLNLYTDEDGVDLEANWQHLGNGVGDEEDQFIANHRACLDGRNLNAIENLCDRAYSAFQCLKEEYGMDQTGQK, from the exons ATGAAACTGAGCACTCTCATCGTTGTTGCATTTTTGACAGTCTTCAGTGTGCAG CTCGCAACGGCGGCGTCCGACGATATCGAGTCGCTGATTGAAACCTGCAGCGCGACCGTGCAAGGAATGACGGACGATCTGAAGGCTCGTTACCGTGCGAACGAATATCCGGACGATCCCGTAACGCATTGCTTCGTGCGATGTGTCGGACTCACGCTCAACCTTTACACCGATGAGGATGGAGTTGATTTGGAAGCGAACTGGCAACATCTGGGCAACGGTGTTGGGGATGAGGAGGATCAGTTTATCGCCAACCATCGGGCCTGCTTGGATGGCAGAAATTTGAATGCGATCGAGAATCTGTGCGATCGTGCGTACAGTGCTTTCCAGTGCTTGAAGGAAGAGTACGGTATGGATCAAACGGGTCAAAAGTAA